A region from the Ciconia boyciana chromosome 1, ASM3463844v1, whole genome shotgun sequence genome encodes:
- the THAP5 gene encoding THAP domain-containing protein 5: MPRYCAASCCKNRGGQSARDQRKLSFYPFPLHDKERLEKWLRNMKRDAWTPSKHQLLCSDHFTPDSLDVRWGIRYLKHTAVPTIFSSPGDEEKGSSQNSPQEIEREDPEETNTNVVSEKASVSLEPCTTKKNPVIAENVDEKVEVVCSTALSKPLQIQKLQLQNGEDFQADSVILDNSSKQHIHQPNPVLMSAAVQSMKATSVHTSVEDPVGCTATVLQFTAPDYLNSSLKLKNALGSITDYAIENPNSHVVGCSVEVQPASENAVLLSTVTQTIEQFSGSEESVIAVIVPAESPEKPEIVNSSFLPIKQEFLDTEETETVKSVYMNAYGGSEVLQTEHSYCKQDVDRDHLWQKISKLHSKITLLEMQEIKTLKRLRSLEALIGQLKQENLLSEEKLKIVENCFTTLEVTMIQ; encoded by the exons attcccACTTCATGATAAAGAGAGACTTGAGAAATGGCTGCGGAATATGAAACGAGATGCATGGACTCCAAGTAAGCACCAGCTTCTGTGCAGTGATCATTTTACTCCCGATTCCCTTGATGTGCGATGGGGTATACGATACTTGAAACATACTGCTGTACCAACaattttctcttccccaggtGATGAG gaaAAAGGTTCTTCTCAGAACAGCCCACAAGAGATAGAGAGAGAAGAcccagaagaaacaaatacaaatgtagTGTCAGAGAAAGCATCTGTATCACTTGAACCTTgtacaacaaagaaaaatcctgtaattGCAGAAAATGTAGATGAAAAAGTAGAAGTAGTTTGCTCAACTGCATTGAGTAAACCTTTACAAATTCAAAAACTGCAGCTTCAAAACGGAGAAGACTTTCAGGCAGACAGTGTCATTCTTGATAATTCATCTAAGCAGCATATACATCAACCTAATCCTGTTTTAATGTCAGCAGCAGTCCAGAGCATGAAAGCTACCAGTGTTCACACCTCTGTAGAGGATCCAGTAGGTTGTACAGCTACAGTCTTGCAATTTACAGCCCCTGACTACTTGAATTCAtctctgaaactgaaaaatgctttagGTTCAATTACTGACTATGCAATTGAAAATCCTAATTCTCATGTTGTAGGCTGCTCTGTTGAAGTACAGCCAGCaagtgaaaatgcagttttactgAGTACAGTCACACAAACTATTGAACAGTTCAGTGGGAGTGAAGAATCTGTCATTGCTGTTATTGTGCCAGCCGAGAGTCCAGAAAAGCCTGAAATAGTAAATAGTTCTTTCCTGCCTATTAAGCAAGAGTTTCTTGACACAGAGGAGACAGAAACAGTTAAATCTGTGTATATGAATGCATATGGTGGAAGTGAAGTGTTACAAACTGAGCATTCATACTGCAAACAAGACGTAGACAGAGATCACCTTTGGCAAAAAATTTCAAAGCTCCACTCTAAGATAACTCTACTTGAAATGCAGGAGATAAAAACTTTGAAGAGACTCAGGTCCTTGGAAGCTCTTATTGGACAACTGAAGCAAGAAAAcctgctttctgaagaaaagctgaagattGTGGAAAACTGCTTTACAACACTTGAAGTGACTATGATACAGTAA